The Castanea sativa cultivar Marrone di Chiusa Pesio chromosome 4, ASM4071231v1 sequence ACCAATTCACTAAATGAAGTTTACGATCGTGTTGAATGttaattgttcattttttttttataggtaagataaactatcattttaaaaaacacTACTTCATGGAAAAAGAACATGAGGTAGCCAAAATATTACTCATTCATCAAACTCAGGAATCTTATTTATTGAGTTTTATTGTGATGGCAAGCTTGATATTTAgtgcttctttttttatatgaacTTTCAAGCTTGATGTCtgttttcaaattaataattgattttCATAACAACTTAAGCTTTTCAATGGATGGAGATGGTACTATTAAGAGAGAAGAATGcaataaatagaaattttgaGTTGGACATTAGTAGttctaggatgggtgacctggTAAGTCCTTCTATTGCAaccctttcttttcttatcaaataaatataaaaatttggtTCTTTATTTATtccacaaaataatatatatatatatatacactgaCACgagatgtaatttaccattcaACAATAACCAAGGTTATTGCTCATTTAACTCTATCACtcataaaaaatgtaaaatatgttTGCCTTTATGGTTTGTAGATCTTTTTAAATGGTTCgaatcaattaataattttactaaaatatataaaattggtgATGTCTTATCAATCTTGTTCAGGCAGCCACCCTCTCATAATTTATCCCTATTTTATCATGATTTTAAACTCTCGAATTGTCTCAGAGGTTTTCAAAAACATGGATGTATGACTGTAACCCCATTAGTTGAGAAAACTGATTCTTGCACATCTAGCGAGTGAGTTCTAACTTCTAATTGAACGTGTGTTGAACTTTGATATTGCCTATGGTTTGGTCGGTTGAAGTAATTTTTCAATGAGgttaaattaaattgtttggtTCGAGGTGTCCAAATATTTGCTTCTAATTGGGTGTCTATGTCTTGattaaaatcaaaagttttgacgttcaacaattttttgtaatttgtaggaatgttgcttctttttttcttgcttgCTTTTCATATATTATAACTGTGAATAATCACATCTAATGAAACATCATCCAATAAGATGTTGATTGTCTGACCATGTTGCTTCATTTCTCTGTGGCAAGAAGAGGAATGGgtttacttatccaaaaaaaaaaaaaaagagagaggtatGGCTTAGGGAGGTGGTtgatgtataatttttttttttttgtggaaaggTTCTTGTGGAAGAATTAAGAATGGTCTCATTTGGAATGTGGCTTGATGTTTATTTCAAGTTTGTTGTTGGTCATCAGTTAATGTGTTCCTTTCAAGTTGTTGTTTGCCTCATAGAGGCAATTCTGAGGCAGTTCTATATCTCCTGATCTTTTGTTTTTGCAGGTATGCTTTCACTGAAGGATCTAGCCATAACAATAGCTGAAAAGCTGCAGAAACACTTGTTTGTAGGTGCTGAATTGTATGGAAGGAAGGAAAATGATGTATTTGCATGCAAAATAACAAAAGTTCTAGAAGAGGATCCTGAAAAAATCCAATATGAGGTGGCATGGCTTgacaaaaataagaaagtaaTGGAACATTCATTAGTAAGTCGAGAAGATTTAATACAGAAGAAGGTGCTCTTTAGTAGAAATGTTTTGAAGTCTTTTATTCGGGACTCTACGTACCGAAGTGCTCCTTGGGTCATTCATGATAAACTGGCACAAAATCATGGAATTTCAACTGACCTTCCAGAGGAGTTAAGAGGCCAAGTTTTCTTCAATGATGGACTACTAGTATGCAATAAGAAGCGAAGAAAAAATGAGGAAGATGGAAAAATTGACAAGGTAATATCtataacttgaattttttttttttctcctttttttggATGAAGTTATGAATTGTCATTCTCATATTTATCATATTCACTATTCAGGAAGctggaaaaaataaaaggaagaaaatagaAGGTGAGAGATTTGATGGCTCAACCATACTTTCTCGTGTAACGCTTTTGAGATCACAAAGTCtaacaaagtttcattttgTCTTGTTTTTACTGCCCTCCTGAATTTGTAGGAAATGATGAGCCAATGAAAGAACCAATTAAGTATCCTATCGATGACCAGTTGGTGCAGCCTGGTGCAGATGATCCAGTTTTTACTGACCGCCCTTCTCCATCAAGGGACTTCAATGTTCCACTTGATTGTGTTGGGGATCTATTAATGGTTTGGGATTTTTGTTCGTCATTTGGTAGGCTGTTGCGCTTGTGGCCATTCTCTCTTGAAGATTTTGAAAATGCAATCTGCCACAAAGACAGAAATGTGATACTCCTTGTGGAAACTCATTCAGCTCTTTTCCGATTGCTCATAAAAGACAATGATGAATATTTATTGGCTGCAcggaaaagaaatcaaaatcaaaaattaagGGTTGGCATCCTATTTATACtttcatttttgtattttgctttcttttcagccccttttttttgtgtgtcaGGTGGGGTGGGGTTGAACCaagctagaaattttttttccccttatctTATCTCGCTATGTGATTGACTTTCCATTTCAGATTACGCTGATCAATTGGACTGAGTATTTGTGTGATTTTTTGGAAATAACCAAACTTCCTGAATCCAATTATAGAGCAACTATTAAGCGGGGGCATTATGGGCTTTTAGATGCTCATGCTAAACTTGGAATCTTAAAAGAATTGGTTAACCTAGCACTTCAAACAGATATTTTTAGGGAGAAGTTGGATAATCTTATTGAAGAGCGGCAGGAAATTGGGGCCACAAAAAGGGGGGAAGCATTAGAAGAAGCCAGAAAGAAAAGGGAGGAAAAGGTACAGTTGAAGGCTGAGGCTGACTCCAATGGAGTAATGGATCAACAATTTTTGGAGAGCGTagaaagtgtagcagaaaatgaTAATCACTGTAATCAGAATGGTCatatggaaaagaaaagaaatgggaAGATCCTTTCATCTCAGCAGGGCAATGCATCAGAAAATTGGTTTTGATTCTTTCTTATTCTATAAAAAGTATATTTGATAATGACTTCTTTTGATCTGAGggtcataattttctttttccttttttccagTGAGGACAAGCTTGCCAACACCACATCAAAGAAAAAGGCCAAGAAGCTGAATTTGGATGTGGAAGTCCAAACAGATAATGGCAAGGATTCATCTAGGAAGGAAGGGTTGAAATACCTGAAGGATGATAAAAAGGAAGGAACTGAGAAAAGGGATAAAGAACAGAGGGTTGAATTCATCTCCTTACCCACTTCTTATTGGATACTCCCTTTGCCTCATAGTGTTggtcctctattccattttgggatgtcccaaatATAGTTACACCTTGAAAAGTCAATAGACATAATGCTAATAGTTTTCTAAACTTACCCTTTAATTGATTTGAAagtc is a genomic window containing:
- the LOC142631864 gene encoding uncharacterized protein LOC142631864; protein product: MPLLKKKQFSLAEPPKDLDPCELVYQVRFTKEIFRDYQEYLNRINLYRQRVWVCKVTGKTSLTYEEALVSEKRAGEKVQQFPKELMAPVLRIIQYSMLSLKDLAITIAEKLQKHLFVGAELYGRKENDVFACKITKVLEEDPEKIQYEVAWLDKNKKVMEHSLVSREDLIQKKVLFSRNVLKSFIRDSTYRSAPWVIHDKLAQNHGISTDLPEELRGQVFFNDGLLVCNKKRRKNEEDGKIDKEAGKNKRKKIEGNDEPMKEPIKYPIDDQLVQPGADDPVFTDRPSPSRDFNVPLDCVGDLLMVWDFCSSFGRLLRLWPFSLEDFENAICHKDRNVILLVETHSALFRLLIKDNDEYLLAARKRNQNQKLRITLINWTEYLCDFLEITKLPESNYRATIKRGHYGLLDAHAKLGILKELVNLALQTDIFREKLDNLIEERQEIGATKRGEALEEARKKREEKVQLKAEADSNGVMDQQFLESVESVAENDNHCNQNGHMEKKRNGKILSSQQGNASENCEDKLANTTSKKKAKKLNLDVEVQTDNGKDSSRKEGLKYLKDDKKEGTEKRDKEQRREFYEREMEKRVICRNPLGKDRFYNRYLWFPRDGRIFIESSDSKEWGYYSSKEELDALMGSLNIKGEREWALKKQLEKFYGKICMELQKRSKELAHKIAAEEAVLRRSTRVRAPPRENPANAFLRYVNKWKED